AATAACGGCAATTTTAAAAGAAGAGAATTTTAAAGGTAAGTGGGAATTTTTGCCTGCTTATAGTGTGGGAATAAAAGGAGATAATCGTATTTATGGAAAAGTTATAGAACTTATTCCTGAATCTAAATGGGATTATGAAATAGTAGGAAAGATTGCACAACGGCTTTGCAATGAAATTAAAGATATTTGCAGAGTAACTATAAGAATTTAAATATTGGAGTTAAATAAATATGAATGATATTATCTTAGGTTTCATTATAGGTTTTATCATTCCATTTGGAATTTTTTATTATTTTTTTCAAAAAAATAATTAACGTCGAAATGATCTCATAAAAATAATCCTATCAATTTTTTCTAATTCTTCCTTGGTTAATCTAGGAAAATTTTCCTGTTTTTGGGATTTTTCCATTTTTTCTAATTGTTTTTGTGACCATTCGGCAAATAAAGCAAATGGTAAAAGAATCAAAATAAATGGCAATAGAATTAATAAAATCGCCATTTGAAATAATAAGCTTCCATAGCCAGCTATTAATCCAAAAATCGTTCTCATATTATATAGATAAGCATTAATTTGTTTTATGTCAAGATATTTCCAAAAAATGTTATTTTTAGCATTCTTTTGCAATAATTCTATTTTTCCTTGGTAAAAACCATCTATAATACCAATGTTCTAAATTATCTTTTAATGGCAATAAATTTTCACAAATATAAACGCCACGAGTTAATTTAGGAATTTTAAATGATAGTTTTATTCCAGCTTTTTGCAAATGGTCATACATTCTAATTACATGTCTTGCTAATGCAGTTTTCTTTATTTTTCTATGTGGAAAATGTTTTTTATAAATCTCTTGGATTTCTTCTATGCATTTTTCAGGCAGAATTAAATGGTAGCCTTCTGTTAAGCCAAGATATTTTAGGTTTCTTATTCTATTATACAATGATGATTTTCCAAATATGGAAGTTGTAAATACTACTTCTATATCAGTTCCATATTTTTCATTAAACAAATTAACTGTTTCTTTGCTTTAAGGCTGTAAATACAGCCAATTTTCCTGAAAGATATTTGGTCAAACTTCCAAAGCTAATGCAAATAGATAAATCAACAATTTTTTCATTAATTAATGAAAAATCAATTTTGCCATATTTATTTTTAATCCAATTGCTTAATTGTTTATTTAAAATAGGTGAACTGTATTGTATATATGCTAATGGAATAGTATCATGATATACAATTAAATCTAATTGCCTTCCTACTCTGCCTTTATAATACATAGATGATATGGTATTAGTAAATAACATTTTTGGAAAAATTAAGTCATATTCTTTAACTACAATTTTGTTTATATCAAAAGAATCTACTAAGGACTCCTGTAATTTTGATATTTTGTCCAACCATAATTTTATTCGTGAATCTTTTCTTTTGAATTGAATATAATATTCACGTTGTTCTTCTTTTGTTATAATTTCTTCTTTTAAGATTGGTTCTTTACATATTAGACATGGATATTTAGATTTTTTATTTATTCTTTTTATTAATGTAAACATTTTTTAGCATTACAATATGGGCAAATTGATTTAAACTGGCCATTTATATTAATCCAAGTATCATTTATATAAGTATGGCCACAATTTAAGCATTTGGAAGTTAAAGGATAAGTATTTTCATCATTATCTTTGTTTTGATTTTTTATACCATAAGAACCGTCACTTAATCTAATAATTTTTGTTGTCATAATGAAAATCCAATACTTATTTTCTTTAATACATCATTTTGTCTAAATCCAAAACCATGACCTGTTGTTTTTCTTTGAAATTTATCTAACTCTAATAAATATTTAAATTTTTCTGGATAATATTTTTTTAATGCATATAAATCCTTTTCACTTTGGAAAGGGCAAAGCCAACATGAAATTCTATTAAACTTTTCATATAATCCATAAAAATTAAACCCTTCTTTTGAGCAAATATCTAAGGTATTGTTAATATTATATTTTACTAAAGGATATACCTCTTTATGACGTTTTTTCTTCAATCTTTGAAATTCATCTGGCCTGTAGCCAACATAAAATATATAATCGTCTTTGTTTAATTCCTTTAATTTTTTATGTGCAAATTTACGCATAGGACAAATTTTTAAAACCCATGTACACCAACGGAACCTTGGCGTAGGAAAGATATATGGTTTGCCTATAAACTTTCCTCTTTTTCTTTTATATTTTGTCAAATAATATATCATATCATATTTTGCTTTTACTCTTGTGATGCCAATGTTCAAATTTTCTTTTGCCCAAATATCTATATCTTCAATTGTTTTATATACTTCATCAAATTCAGCGCCTGTATCCGCAAACAGTACATAATCTAAAGGAAGACCATATTTCTTTATTAAAATCAACATAGCTGTACTATCTTTTCCACCAGATATACAGGCAATATGCAATATGTTACTTTCTTTTTTTGTCATAACCAATTGGAATTCCAATGGGGCCTTTGCCTTTACCACGGCCTAGGCCCCTTCCTTTCCCTTTACTTCTAATTTTTGATCCTGGACATTTCTTTTTTGCCATTTTAATTCACATCCTTTGCTTATAGCATAATAATTTTGTTCAAAAATCAATTTTTATATCGCTTTCTATTTCGTTTCCCCAACAATACCAATTAGGTTTTTTCCTTCTTGCAAACAATTCTAATCTTGGTTTTGGACTAACTGGTTCTATCCATTGATATATTTCAATTGGTTTTTCGCTATGTTTACCAACTTTAGTCTGTAAAAAATTTGGCTTTTGACATCTAAATGCTCTAATTTTGCCTTTTATTCCTAATAGTAACATTTCAACCTGTCCCCTAAACCAAAAACCCATTCCCAAAAACATGATTTTTCGCCAAAATATTGCTGTTTTATATCTAAATCCCCATGCTTTCATAAGTTCTAATGCTTCTGGTAACAATGGCACAGTAGCCCAAAGCCACAAAATGCAATCTTTATCTGTTATTTTATTTATTGGAAATGTTTTTAATTTTTCTAAACTTATAACAGGATACTTTTGTGCCGCTCCACTTTTCATTGATCCACCTGCCCTTTTGTTCTTATATTGCCAAGGTGGATCTGCTAAAATTGTTTTAAATTTTAGAGTACCCATCATCTAATTATTCTCAAAAGTTATTATTTTACAACTCTTGAATCATTAAAAAATGATTCTAATTGTTTCCATTTAATTGCTTCTGTTTTTTCCAAATGTTTAAGTGCTTCTATAACTAATTTTCTATCTAGATATCTTCCAATAATTGTTTTATTTTCTTTGGAAATAATAAGAAAATATGGTTTATCAAAATAAACATCCCAATCTTTATAAGAATTTACATAAATCATCTTACCTTCTCCAATATACTATTTTTTCAATATTTTACTAAGCAAAAGAGCAATAATTAAAGTTGAAAAACTTGTAATAAAAATAATAGTTATTTCTGAAGAACTAAATTTATTTAAAATGATCGCAATTGTATTTACAACGAAGCAAGCACCTGAAATTAACACAATTGGCCATATCACTAAACAGATAGCGGCAAAAACCAAACCAATTACATTTATTATTTGTTTTTTAGAGATCATTGCTGCCCTTACGATATAAAATTATAAGTATAAATAAAATCGTATGAAAAAGTGCAGGAATT
The sequence above is a segment of the bacterium genome. Coding sequences within it:
- a CDS encoding DNA methyltransferase: MMGTLKFKTILADPPWQYKNKRAGGSMKSGAAQKYPVISLEKLKTFPINKITDKDCILWLWATVPLLPEALELMKAWGFRYKTAIFWRKIMFLGMGFWFRGQVEMLLLGIKGKIRAFRCQKPNFLQTKVGKHSEKPIEIYQWIEPVSPKPRLELFARRKKPNWYCWGNEIESDIKIDF
- a CDS encoding phosphoadenosine phosphosulfate reductase family protein, whose translation is MVKAKAPLEFQLVMTKKESNILHIACISGGKDSTAMLILIKKYGLPLDYVLFADTGAEFDEVYKTIEDIDIWAKENLNIGITRVKAKYDMIYYLTKYKRKRGKFIGKPYIFPTPRFRWCTWVLKICPMRKFAHKKLKELNKDDYIFYVGYRPDEFQRLKKKRHKEVYPLVKYNINNTLDICSKEGFNFYGLYEKFNRISCWLCPFQSEKDLYALKKYYPEKFKYLLELDKFQRKTTGHGFGFRQNDVLKKISIGFSL